In the genome of Candida dubliniensis CD36 chromosome 3, complete sequence, the window TGTTATTATGTAAGTAAATTATAAACTATACAAATAAggtataataaatatatatatatatatatatacgtATATGAGGGTAATACTTTTACTGTGTATAGATGATAAGAATTGGATCAGATTAAAATTGCCACAGTTAATTAACATGCTTGgtccaacaacaaaactCCTCATCCAAACAGGACAGCACACtacaaaaaatttgacATAATGGAGAAGAGGGTGTTGCGCTACCATACTAGGTATACGATATCTCATTTAACTAATAATTTGGAATAGGGGAATTGaagaatcattattaaactTTGATATGTTAAAGATTTATCTAATCATTAACTTAGTAGTTACCATATTGGACatccttttcttttcacaAGTATGCAAACATTTATATTGGTACACACTTGTTAACTAactaaaataatattattattttcgttaatttataatttataatatatatatattcctCAACCCATCTAGATGAtggtttcatttttttttttttttaatatggTTACTTATTATTAAACCATGTTTCCTTAATTaaacattatcattataaCTTTCGTTAATATATCATGATTATAGGTGgtattttcaattccaatttgtaaaaaaaaaaagaaaaatcatcaatcaatttttttacgTAGTAAGAATAAAACGCTTTCATTCCTTGCCAAGCAagcaagaaagaaagagagagagacaGTAAAGTATTATCCCAGACggaacaaacaaaaaaatgctagaaatttcaattaactAATGATGATGCTGATGTAATTTACGCTTTTAAAAGAAGGGAATTATCAACCAATcgtgtatttttttttttattttaaatttggtTATGATTGTccttttattgaaaaacaaagtGTACCTGAAacatttttcttcttctttggtggtagttttattgtttaatttgtttgttttcgccaattatcaatttgtcTACTATTTTAGTTTCTCCTTGTTTGTAAGCTGCTGCACCAACGACTAAAAATAGATTTTCtcaaacaataaagaacaaaatataattttccaacaacaacaacaacaagggTTCACACCCACAACATATACGGAAAGAATTTAActacaagaagaaaaagaagagacCAAGTtcagttttctttttttttttttttttttttttgaatgaatgaatgattattattatgatcCTTCTAAAAAAAGACCAATTGCCAAGAATTAATTGTGACATTCCCAAAtatggttgttgttgtataattgaatatgaacaacaacaacaacgacatTAAAACCAATGCATTCAATTTTTGCCCAAATATAGAAAAACCAATTGAGGAATTTAAGAATTAGTTTTGTTATTAAAAAGTACCCACCACCAACATCAAGTTGAGGTAGAAACACACAGGAAATTGTAATATAAAGAATATGAGAATATTTACAAGTGTCTAGTTACGtcatttaaaattatattatacCAACTGACATTGTTTCTCCAATGTTTTAAGTTAATTGTTACTTTTTATTAACAATGTCAATACATAcatcaaaagaaaagaaagggCGTTTTACATTGTATATGACAAGGTGGCTTTAATGTAACCCAAgtatcataatcatcaacatcatcatcatggCATAAAACATTTCCATATATAGAGTAAACAATCAAATCGCCGGAAAAGTATAAATACAATCCTCAAAGTATAAAAACATCTTTCTTCTCTGTTAGTTAATGTATTGTTGTGTACCTATTAAAGCAATCTAACCCCCCTCCTTTCCCCCTTATTAGCAATAACCAACTATACAACCAACCACCATAGTTTTATCACATAATAGACTaaaaatatatacatatatatacaacATTAATTTGGTGGAACTATACATATTGTAACACATATCAATACAAAttatactactactaccaccgCCAACTTTGCAGTAAATTTGTCACCGCCtcgttttttcttttttttttttcattttatactactactactactatcaTCAAATAAACCCGCCTTTCAACATTGAATATAGTTTCCAATTTACATCTtttgcttcttcttttttttttttttttcaattttaaacCAACCCACATCTTCTAGTTAGTTTAGTCTAGTTCTTTTCTTCCTTACTCAATTGGTAAAAACGAAAACAATCATTATTGGGGAAGACATTAAACcatttcattcattcatttcatttttgtgAGTTTGATTCCCttttattttctaaaaaGCTCATCATTCATTTAGACGAGATAATAAttaagtaataataattggaaACATATCTCACAAGTTTACATATCCTCATTTATATACACATCAAGAATTTAACATTCCCAAGTATTTGTTCTCAATACATTCCCCACACATTTATTAAAGTAGGCCAAGAGACCCCAGGGAAAACAAGTtgagagaaagaaagagagagaatatatattgaaaatttttcaatctattgttttctttcccTTTCCCCCAGACTTTAATATTAGGATATTACtttcattattgaattagaGAGAGTTTACTTAGACTTAGGACTCAACCCCCACCCCCACATCCTCCTGCTCCCATAGAATTAGATATAGAATTCAGTCATTTTATTTGCATTCATCTTCccatttaatattatcataTAAATATAGTTTGGGTTAAGACAACTTACCAacttatcatcatcatcacccACCCACCCGAGTAACATTTTAGACGGGAAGGAAGTTATtttaagaaagaaagaaagagaattGTGGTTCAAAGTCAAAGTCAAAGTTTAGTGATACAAAGACAAACACTAAACACCAAAGAATAAACgaaacaaccaaaacaagttttaattctttgttgttgatcaGAGACgacattttcttttcttttaaatttgaatttaaatttaaatttcgTTTGCGACATAAAGTTTCGACACATAACAAAAATCTCAAACTTAACTGGTCACCAGGGTGTTTTAGGCTTAGGTTGGTGCTTATATAAACTACTACACGACATTAATTTGTATCAAAcggaaaaagaaaaagaaagaaacgCAACACAGATAcactacttttttttttttttttcattctggatctattttctttacttCCGGTTGTTAACAACAGTATACATTACAACTACCACTACCcacaataattaatattaagcgcaaagaagaagaagaagaagaagaaaaattatttttaaaccaaaagaaaagaaaaataatattctaATTAAAGTTTTCCAATCCAAttcacacacacacacctCCCTCAACACTCAAACAGAGAGACAGAGAGACAGACAGAAAGGAGGaaagaaattttgaatttttttttttttttgtctttagaaaattttcttttttttttttttttccattttccCATTTTCCCATTTCAATCGTTGTTCTTCCATCAACTATCTACCTCCCTCCCCCTTCTCTCTCTACATTATAGATTAATACGACAGGAGGATAACTATTCCTTACAGAACCAACCTGTCTTCATCAAATACTACTACGACATCTACTACAACTGGAATCCACATCCCCCACCCACCACCCCACCCCCTCTGTTTCCAACAGTTTGCACAAGTTTGATACATACAATATCAACCTTTTTCTATTCAGCATACCATTGTCATTAGAGTAATTATCACCATTACCGTGATATTATACTCtcacatatatatatatatatatatatatatatattattcttcttcattgtGATCCCCTTTATTTCCCCCCCCTCCTCCAACTAAACTATATGGGTGATCATCCTTATCGTCACGTGAGCAGCACTGCTCCTTATCCAACTCAAGATATTGGTCCTAGtgaatcatcttcatcaaatcCACCAAGCATGACAGAAGTGACTTCTGGATTGGAAGATTTACATTTACCACCTAATCAGAATAAAAATTATGGTAATGGGAACATTGTTAACCAAACTGTCAATATGCCGCCACAACCAATATCCAATGTTCCACTACAATCTATATCACCGCGTGATCAGGTACAATTCAATCAACAGaatattcaacaacaaagacCAATATTTCCAAGACCACCAAATCAACGTCTGAATAATCTGCTGTCTTCACAAAGACTGTTccagcaacagcaacagcaacaaaatcaattttcgCCATCTTTAAAATATGCATCTGAAGGTTATCCAAATTCTCCTTATTCACCTATGGGATCAAACAATCCTTATCAACAAGATCAATTCAAAGCATCACCAACATTAAATGCCACTCCTATCAAATCTCCACCTGTTGATGCTCCATATCCAGTTTATGATGCACCTAGTCCTCCACCAGTATTTGCTTCTAAAGAGAGTATTATAATTTCTCCTCCATCAGTGCCGTTATCAGCCACTTCTTCAGTGaccaatttaaatttaaatcaagCTGATATTTATCATTCTCAATcagaaaataatttaacGGTTCATACTGGTAATAAATTTGGTCATAATCGATCAGTAtcttcaacttcatcatttttttatGATCGTAGTGATAATGCTTCTatgattgattttaatcaaaatatgATTCAACTGTATTTAGGAGAAAATTCTAGTCATTTATTACCAAGAATTAAAACTTTGGAATTATATCGAAAAAATGCCAAAAAATCAACTGATCCTAATGTTTTATTTCAATATGCTCAATATATGTTACAAACagcattattattagaatcagaattacaaaatatgatcaataatggtaataataacgGAAATGCAGGTAATTTAGCAGGGATTAATAATGCCACATCTTCATCACAATCTTCTGGATCACAAAATGGAACTAATTCACCATTCACtagatcaattgaaaattccCCAAGAAAAGGACCATTGGATAATactatcaataataatggaaataaagataaacaTAGCAAGAATAAATCTATAGATTTTAATAACATTGAATTGGAAGGtaatgaaagaaaattgaaaaaagcattattaaaagaagcagttaaatatttgaaaagaCTTTCTGATAAAGGATATGTTGAAGCACAATATTTATTAGGTGATGCTTATAGTTCTGGAGCTTTagataaaattgataataaagaagcatttatattatttcaATCGGCTGCTAAACATGGACATGTTGAAAGTGCTTTTAGAACATCATTTTGTTATGAAGAAGGATTAGGAACAGGTAGAGATTCTCGGAAAgctattgaatttttaaaaattgcTGCATCAAGAAATCATCCTGCTGCTATGTATAAATTAGGAgtttattcattttatGGTAGAATGGGATTACCAACAAATGATATGAATACGAAAAAAATGGGGATTAAATGGTTAACTAGAGCTGCTAATGTTGCCACTGAATTAACTGCTGCTGCTCCTTATGAATTAGggaaattatattataatggatttgaagatattgtattaattgataaaaaatatGGTTTAGAATTATTTGCTCAAGCAGCAGCATTAGGTCATTTACAATCTGCAGCAATATTAGGTCATCATTATGAAATTGGAGAAATTGTCCCACAagattcaaatttatcaattcattattatactCAAGCAGCATTAGGAGGTGATCCAAATTCAATGTTAGCTATGTGTGCTTGGTATTTAGTTGGTAATGAACCTTATTTACCAaaagatgataatgaagcATTTGAATGGGCTAAAAGAGCAGCTAAttgtaatttatcaaaagcTCAATTTGCTTTAGCTAATTTTTATGAAAAAGGTATTGGTtgtattaaaaatattaatgaagCACAAGTTTGGTATAAAAAAGCTGCAGAAAATGGTGATGAAAAATCTTTGAAAAgattaaatgataaagaattaattaaaaccattcaaaaacaatggaaaaaaaaacctcctcaaatgatttataataatgaagatggAATTTctacaaataataataataattcttcgGGATCTTCTATTGctcaagaaaaagattgTATCATTATGTGAAtacaattataaataacATCTACAAATTGAGAGTTGTAGTAAAGAAGTAGAAGAATTTTGAGATATATTaatagttttagttttttttttttttgttagtttccatttatatattagtatatttaataatttattttttattttttttttttttttgcatttcAGTTGCATACCAGTAAAGAACTAtctatctatatatatctatttCAATGCAAATAAGTAAACAGTAgttgttgaattgaattgaattgaatcgAAAATAGAAATTTGGTGGTTGATCGGAGTTACAActataaattcaattgcGTGTCCTTTCCCAAGATCTGAATCTTTGTAAATCGAGCACGACGTGTGGGTATATATACAGTATTTTGAGTTGTCCTTAGTTGTTGCTATTGctattatattattatttttattatttctattatttGTACTAATTAAGCTTAATTGATGGCTGAGAGGAATCAAAATTTGcactcaacaacaacaacaacaacctgaataataatatgtgGTTTTAATTATGGTACACAcaatcatttctttttgctGTGTTCGGTCCGatacatacaaaaaaaatgtgtgtggaatttgcaaaaaaaaaaaaaaaattaacaaGACCACGTGATTTGGATTAGGGAAAActtcaccaacaacaacgaactatttcaaatgatttagAGTAGCACTACTTATTAAGGTGAGGTGtcaaattttgattaaattgGATTTTTCATATAGATGGAATATGTATTTTTGATCGTTTAGGTAATTGCATacagagagagagagagaggcACAGAAATGGAAAAGTGATGACATCTATATCCACAAATATAATGGAATTGTTGCTTCAAGAAAGGCCCGTTTCCGGCATTTCAAAAATACAATCAATTCGGATTTGGAAGGGTGGTATGTATGTAAGTTTATGTGAatgttgtggtggtggttgctgtggtggtggttgttgttttgaaCTTTGCTTGATTTTGCAGTTAGctagttagttagttagtcacgttattcattcattgtCCGTGAGGCTTAGctgggaaaaaaaaaaaaagcccTGAAGAAAAATGGAgatttcattatcaaattgttttcttttttttttctacaATATGGAAttgcaacaattgaatatgaAATAGTAGGTGGTGGTAAGTTTGATAAAGTTTAAATTGTGAACATAAGT includes:
- a CDS encoding chitin synthase regulatory factor, putative (Similar to S. cerevisiae SKT5); the protein is MGDHPYRHVSSTAPYPTQDIGPSESSSSNPPSMTEVTSGLEDLHLPPNQNKNYGNGNIVNQTVNMPPQPISNVPLQSISPRDQVQFNQQNIQQQRPIFPRPPNQRSNNSSSSQRSFQQQQQQQNQFSPSLKYASEGYPNSPYSPMGSNNPYQQDQFKASPTLNATPIKSPPVDAPYPVYDAPSPPPVFASKESIIISPPSVPLSATSSVTNLNLNQADIYHSQSENNLTVHTGNKFGHNRSVSSTSSFFYDRSDNASMIDFNQNMIQSYLGENSSHLLPRIKTLELYRKNAKKSTDPNVLFQYAQYMLQTALLLESELQNMINNGNNNGNAGNLAGINNATSSSQSSGSQNGTNSPFTRSIENSPRKGPLDNTINNNGNKDKHSKNKSIDFNNIELEGNERKLKKALLKEAVKYLKRLSDKGYVEAQYLLGDAYSSGALDKIDNKEAFILFQSAAKHGHVESAFRTSFCYEEGLGTGRDSRKAIEFLKIAASRNHPAAMYKLGVYSFYGRMGLPTNDMNTKKMGIKWLTRAANVATELTAAAPYELGKLYYNGFEDIVLIDKKYGLELFAQAAALGHLQSAAILGHHYEIGEIVPQDSNLSIHYYTQAALGGDPNSMLAMCAWYLVGNEPYLPKDDNEAFEWAKRAANCNLSKAQFALANFYEKGIGCIKNINEAQVWYKKAAENGDEKSLKRLNDKELIKTIQKQWKKKPPQMIYNNEDGISTNNNNNSSGSSIAQEKDCIIM